In Erigeron canadensis isolate Cc75 chromosome 8, C_canadensis_v1, whole genome shotgun sequence, the DNA window CCAGTATTCAAAAATGGCTAGATTCCGGTCATAATACTTGTCCTGCCACCATGCAAGTCCTTCAGTCAACCGACGTCGTACCAAACCTGACACTCCGCCGCTTAATCCGGGTCTGGTCTGATTCTTATCTTCTTCGTCCTGAATCCAACATTTCTTTTAACAACCATCTTGCTTTTGAAACCATCAAGAAATTCATACAAACGACCCAACAACAGAAACAATACATACATGTTTCTGTATCTATGTTATCGGGTATTGTTAGTTTCGCGAAAATTTCGGGTGAAAACCGTGAAGCTTTGGTCAAATTAGATGGGTTTGTTAAGTCAATGGTggtgatttttgaaaataatgacCAGATCGAAGTGGTCAAACTTGTGTTACaaatatttgatttgatattgACTGAGAAAGGTGTTGCACAACAGATGGTTCAGTTTTTGGATGTTTCGCTAAATTCGTTTaaagttgttttaaaaaaaaatgttttagatGACAGAATTACCGTGGCCAGAGTACTGGAGACCCTGGCCGCGTGTAATATTGAAATCCGAAGAGCAATCGCGGATGATAGTTTTTTATTGAAAGACTTGTATAGTCTTGTAAATTCGGATAACTGTGAAGCGGTGGAAACCGTGTTAGCTTTGCTGATCACGGTTTCCACAACCAGACAAGTTAAAAAAGAGCTTGTACGGCTCGGAATTGTTCGAGCCGTTGGGAAAATGCTTGCGGGACCAGAGAATAAGGTCCCGCTGGTTGAGAAGTGTATGAAGATGCTTGAAATGGCGTCAACGTGTACAGAAGGACGAACAGCGTTATCAGAAGATGATAACGTTGTGTGCTCTGTGGTGCAGCGGTTGATGAAAGTATCAACCACTGCCACCGAGCACGGAATTGGTGTGATATGGAGTTTGTGTTGTATGTCAAGAGATAAAAATGCACAAGAAATTGCAATGAGAAATAATGGATTGACAAAAGTGTTGTTGGTGATGCAGAGTAATTGTTCCGGGACGGTT includes these proteins:
- the LOC122579474 gene encoding U-box domain-containing protein 28, producing the protein MAREKSSTAAATAGLHHLSVPSFFKCPISMDVMTSPVSLSTGVTYDRTSIQKWLDSGHNTCPATMQVLQSTDVVPNLTLRRLIRVWSDSYLLRPESNISFNNHLAFETIKKFIQTTQQQKQYIHVSVSMLSGIVSFAKISGENREALVKLDGFVKSMVVIFENNDQIEVVKLVLQIFDLILTEKGVAQQMVQFLDVSLNSFKVVLKKNVLDDRITVARVLETLAACNIEIRRAIADDSFLLKDLYSLVNSDNCEAVETVLALLITVSTTRQVKKELVRLGIVRAVGKMLAGPENKVPLVEKCMKMLEMASTCTEGRTALSEDDNVVCSVVQRLMKVSTTATEHGIGVIWSLCCMSRDKNAQEIAMRNNGLTKVLLVMQSNCSGTVRQMCGELVKVFRVNSKSCLASYETRTTHIMPY